A genomic segment from Desulfurispirillum indicum S5 encodes:
- a CDS encoding ABC transporter substrate-binding protein → MLRQLFGVLVLGVFLAVSAQASNRVVVYSALENEEIEAYMRAARAALPDLDIQVLRISTGALAARVKAESRSPQADLIWGTAATALDPLAKEGILEPYRPRDARRIPARFKSDQDFWYGMTMYIGGVAINTRELHDLKLPLPTSWKDLTDPRYRGLVVMPNPAESGTGFVHVNSWLSIFGEKEGWEYMEQLNSNVRQYTSSGSAPARLAGSGEAVVGLSLVLSIQSQANQGFPVQLIFPKEGVGYELEANALVKGGPNPAAAKRFLDWAISENAMKSYAVMKAGVTMEGIATSEKLPQLGDIPLISMDFNKVGETKDAVVREWTKRFAR, encoded by the coding sequence ATGTTGCGTCAATTATTTGGGGTTCTTGTCCTGGGAGTTTTTCTGGCAGTATCAGCCCAAGCCAGTAACCGTGTTGTGGTCTACTCTGCCCTGGAAAACGAGGAAATTGAAGCGTATATGCGAGCAGCCCGTGCGGCCCTGCCGGATCTGGACATTCAGGTACTGCGTATTTCAACAGGTGCGCTGGCGGCCAGGGTGAAAGCGGAATCCCGTTCGCCCCAGGCCGACCTTATCTGGGGAACGGCGGCAACCGCCCTTGATCCGCTGGCCAAAGAAGGCATTCTGGAGCCCTATCGCCCCCGCGATGCCCGTCGCATTCCGGCACGTTTCAAAAGCGATCAGGATTTCTGGTATGGCATGACCATGTATATTGGTGGTGTTGCGATCAACACCCGTGAATTACATGATCTGAAGCTTCCTCTGCCCACATCCTGGAAAGATCTGACCGACCCGCGCTATCGCGGACTTGTGGTCATGCCCAATCCTGCAGAATCGGGGACAGGTTTCGTCCACGTGAACTCCTGGCTCAGCATTTTCGGCGAAAAGGAAGGTTGGGAGTACATGGAGCAGCTGAACAGCAATGTCCGTCAATACACCTCCAGCGGTTCTGCTCCTGCTCGTCTGGCCGGTTCTGGTGAGGCTGTCGTCGGTCTCTCCCTGGTGCTCAGCATCCAGTCTCAGGCCAATCAGGGCTTTCCCGTGCAGCTGATCTTCCCGAAAGAGGGCGTTGGTTATGAACTGGAAGCAAACGCCCTGGTCAAGGGTGGCCCCAATCCGGCAGCAGCCAAGCGATTTCTTGACTGGGCCATCAGTGAGAATGCCATGAAGTCCTATGCCGTCATGAAAGCCGGTGTCACCATGGAAGGCATTGCCACTTCTGAGAAGCTGCCTCAGCTTGGGGATATTCCTCTCATCTCCATGGATTTCAATAAGGTAGGAGAGACCAAGGACGCGGTGGTGCGCGAATGGACCAAGCGCTTTGCCAGATAA
- the phnE gene encoding phosphonate ABC transporter, permease protein PhnE, whose amino-acid sequence MPVITTADGRIWKHRNRRQQLTQWACWFFGVFLFLWCWQIISDKTIWFFALDAPQQGADLLSRMIPPRWTYMERLWKPLWDTINIATLGTLLGIVVAVPTAFMAARNTTPHTMVRTAALMVIVSSRSINSLIWAMLLVTIVGPGVLAGIIAIALRSIGFIGKLLYEAIEEIDTSQVEAIAATGANGMQVMAYGIVPQVMPAFAGISVYRWDINIRESTVLGLVGAGGIGLQLMASVNSLAWSQVSVIFIAIFVTVLASEWVSARVRHAII is encoded by the coding sequence ATGCCCGTAATTACCACTGCCGATGGCAGAATCTGGAAACACCGTAATCGTCGCCAGCAGCTGACCCAGTGGGCCTGCTGGTTCTTCGGGGTCTTCCTCTTTCTCTGGTGCTGGCAGATCATTTCCGACAAGACCATCTGGTTCTTCGCCCTGGACGCGCCCCAGCAGGGGGCCGACCTGCTCAGTCGCATGATTCCGCCCCGCTGGACCTACATGGAAAGGCTGTGGAAGCCCCTCTGGGATACCATTAATATTGCCACCCTGGGCACTCTGCTGGGCATCGTGGTGGCCGTGCCCACGGCCTTCATGGCGGCCCGCAACACCACTCCCCACACCATGGTGCGCACAGCGGCCCTGATGGTCATCGTGTCCTCGCGCTCCATCAACTCCCTCATCTGGGCCATGCTGCTGGTGACCATCGTCGGCCCCGGGGTGCTGGCAGGCATAATCGCCATCGCCCTGCGCTCCATCGGCTTCATTGGCAAGCTCCTCTACGAAGCCATCGAAGAGATTGACACCAGCCAGGTGGAAGCCATTGCCGCCACCGGCGCCAATGGGATGCAGGTCATGGCCTATGGCATCGTGCCCCAGGTAATGCCCGCCTTTGCCGGTATCTCCGTCTACCGTTGGGATATCAACATCCGCGAATCCACCGTGCTTGGACTGGTGGGAGCTGGCGGCATCGGCCTGCAGCTCATGGCTTCGGTCAACTCCCTGGCCTGGTCCCAGGTTTCCGTGATTTTCATTGCCATCTTCGTCACCGTACTGGCCAGCGAATGGGTTTCGGCCCGCGTACGCCACGCGATTATCTGA
- the phnE gene encoding phosphonate ABC transporter, permease protein PhnE — protein sequence MSNRTWQPKPFIANPWQRYGLYGGILLYLLLATASVDINWIRVYEGLERGLAFVASFARPDFSSRWGDIVDGMIESLTMTFTSTVIGVALSVPIALGAARNVAPLPIYIACRGIISISRTFQEIIIAILFVAMFGFGPLAGVITLAFATIGFMAKLMAEDIEDIDRSQVEAIRATGGSWLQMVCYGIAPQVMPRLIGLSVYRLDINFREAAVIGIVGAGGIGATLNTAFDRYEYDTAAAILLIIIGIVLMTEYFSSFVRKRLQ from the coding sequence ATGAGCAATCGCACCTGGCAACCAAAGCCTTTTATCGCCAATCCCTGGCAGCGCTATGGGCTCTATGGGGGTATTCTCCTCTACCTGCTGCTGGCAACTGCCAGTGTGGATATCAACTGGATACGAGTCTACGAAGGGTTGGAACGCGGACTGGCCTTTGTGGCTTCCTTTGCCCGTCCCGACTTCAGCAGTCGCTGGGGTGACATTGTGGACGGCATGATCGAAAGCCTGACCATGACCTTCACCTCCACGGTGATCGGCGTGGCTCTCTCCGTTCCCATCGCTCTGGGGGCAGCCCGCAATGTGGCTCCCTTGCCCATCTACATCGCCTGTCGCGGCATTATCTCCATCTCGCGCACTTTCCAGGAAATCATCATCGCCATCCTCTTCGTGGCCATGTTCGGCTTCGGCCCCCTGGCGGGTGTCATCACCCTGGCCTTTGCCACCATCGGCTTCATGGCCAAGCTCATGGCCGAGGACATCGAGGATATCGACCGTTCCCAGGTGGAGGCCATTCGCGCCACCGGCGGCAGCTGGCTGCAGATGGTCTGCTACGGTATTGCGCCCCAGGTCATGCCGCGTCTGATTGGCCTGTCGGTCTACCGCCTGGATATCAACTTCCGCGAAGCGGCCGTCATCGGCATCGTGGGTGCCGGTGGCATCGGTGCTACCCTGAACACGGCTTTTGACCGCTACGAGTACGATACCGCCGCCGCCATTCTGCTGATTATCATCGGCATCGTTCTGATGACCGAATACTTTTCCAGCTTCGTGCGCAAGAGGTTGCAGTAA
- the phnC gene encoding phosphonate ABC transporter ATP-binding protein — translation MLYIEGLVKRYPTGDLALKGVKLAVPRGQVMALIGPSGAGKSTLIRCVNRLVEPTDGRITLGNAELTALGSAALRQQRRRMGMIFQEYALVERLSVMENVLSGRLGYVGFWRSFLRRYPQADIDAAFGLLERVGLDHFADKRADALSGGQRQRVGIARALIQDPDILLVDEPTASLDPKTSRQIMRLICELCSEKGLAAVINIHDVALAQMFAARIVGLRQGEIVFDGSPAELTADALTRIYGEEDWNASIQCLDDEEDDPVPSKASFLPQQSLAF, via the coding sequence ATGCTGTACATTGAAGGTCTCGTCAAACGCTATCCCACCGGCGATCTGGCCCTGAAAGGGGTCAAGCTCGCCGTTCCCCGTGGGCAGGTCATGGCCCTGATCGGGCCGTCGGGAGCGGGCAAAAGTACTCTGATCCGCTGCGTGAACCGACTGGTGGAGCCGACCGATGGCCGAATAACCCTGGGGAATGCGGAGCTGACCGCCCTTGGCTCGGCAGCTCTGCGTCAGCAGCGCCGTCGCATGGGTATGATCTTCCAGGAGTACGCCCTGGTGGAGCGCCTGAGTGTAATGGAAAATGTCCTTTCAGGACGCCTTGGCTATGTGGGTTTCTGGCGCAGTTTCCTGCGCCGCTATCCCCAGGCGGATATCGACGCCGCCTTTGGCCTGCTGGAGCGGGTGGGCCTGGACCACTTCGCCGACAAGCGTGCCGACGCCCTCTCCGGGGGGCAGCGGCAGCGGGTAGGCATCGCCCGCGCTCTGATTCAGGATCCCGATATTCTGCTGGTGGACGAGCCCACCGCCAGCCTGGACCCCAAAACCTCGCGCCAGATCATGCGCCTGATCTGTGAACTGTGCAGCGAGAAGGGTCTGGCAGCGGTCATCAATATTCACGACGTGGCCCTGGCCCAGATGTTCGCCGCCCGCATCGTGGGGCTGCGCCAGGGAGAAATTGTCTTTGACGGCTCTCCGGCGGAGCTGACCGCCGATGCCCTGACCCGCATCTACGGTGAAGAGGACTGGAACGCCTCCATCCAGTGTCTGGATGACGAAGAGGATGATCCGGTTCCCAGCAAGGCCAGCTTCCTGCCCCAGCAGAGCCTGGCCTTTTAG
- the phnD gene encoding phosphate/phosphite/phosphonate ABC transporter substrate-binding protein, with protein MLFLVFSVLATLSALAQDCPRGQLSERFCDRNGDLVADLPDNPREWVNPSTLIFAYTPVEDPSVYARVWDGFIKHMEKVTGKRVQFFPVQSNAAQYEAMRAGRLHVAGVNTGGNPIAVNCAGFVPFAIMSAKDGSYGYEMEIITYPGSGIERIEDLRGRTLAFTSPTSNSGFKAPSALLEAEFGLQADKDFKTAFSGRHDNSILGVANRDYDAAAIANSVLGRMLDRGAVDQSRIKTIYRSQTFPTTGYGHVYNLHPDLAAKVKEAFFTFDWEGSALQEEFANEGQFLPITYKEHWAVIRTIDQAMGVTYDCR; from the coding sequence ATGCTGTTCCTGGTGTTTTCTGTTTTAGCAACACTGAGTGCCCTGGCCCAGGACTGCCCACGGGGCCAGCTCAGCGAGCGCTTCTGTGACCGCAATGGCGACCTGGTGGCTGACCTGCCCGACAATCCCCGCGAGTGGGTCAATCCCTCCACCCTGATTTTCGCCTACACCCCCGTTGAGGATCCCTCGGTGTACGCCCGCGTGTGGGATGGCTTTATCAAGCACATGGAGAAGGTGACCGGCAAGCGCGTCCAGTTCTTCCCCGTTCAGTCAAACGCGGCCCAGTATGAAGCCATGCGGGCTGGACGCCTGCACGTGGCTGGTGTCAACACTGGCGGCAACCCCATTGCCGTCAATTGTGCCGGTTTTGTGCCCTTTGCCATCATGTCGGCGAAGGATGGTTCCTACGGGTATGAGATGGAAATTATCACCTATCCCGGCAGTGGTATTGAGCGCATTGAAGACCTGCGCGGCCGCACCCTGGCCTTTACCTCTCCCACCTCCAACTCCGGCTTTAAGGCTCCTTCAGCCCTGCTGGAAGCAGAATTTGGCCTGCAGGCCGATAAGGACTTCAAGACGGCCTTTTCCGGTCGCCACGACAACTCCATCCTGGGCGTAGCTAACCGCGACTACGATGCCGCTGCCATTGCCAACTCCGTTCTGGGGCGCATGCTGGATCGCGGCGCTGTGGATCAGAGCCGCATCAAGACGATCTATCGCTCCCAGACCTTCCCCACCACTGGGTACGGCCACGTGTACAACCTGCACCCCGATCTGGCGGCCAAGGTCAAGGAAGCCTTCTTCACCTTCGACTGGGAAGGTTCCGCTCTGCAGGAAGAATTTGCCAACGAGGGCCAGTTCCTGCCCATCACCTATAAAGAGCACTGGGCCGTGATCCGCACCATAGATCAGGCCATGGGTGTCACCTACGATTGCCGGTAA
- the phnD gene encoding phosphate/phosphite/phosphonate ABC transporter substrate-binding protein: protein MRGRTMVTLFLIVFSLVGGASAKDCFRGQLSERFCDRNGDMVADVPADSKDWINPSTLIFSYTPVEDPSVYARVWDGFIKHMEQVTGKRVQFFPVQSYAAQYEAMRAGRLHVAGVNTGGVPVAVNCSGFVPFTIMAAKDGNYGYRMAFITHRDSGIGTLDDLRGKTMAFVSPTSNSGFKAPSALLEKEYGMVADKDFKTAYSGKHDNSILGVVNRDYDAAAIADEIMVRMAARGVINMDDIRVIYESEPFPTTGYGHVYNLHPDLAAKVREAFLTFNWEGTLMQQEFAPFQQERFIPITYKEHWSVVRAIDEAMGVKYECR from the coding sequence ATGCGAGGCCGCACCATGGTCACACTTTTCCTGATTGTTTTCAGCCTTGTGGGTGGTGCCAGTGCCAAGGACTGCTTCCGTGGTCAGCTCAGTGAACGTTTCTGTGATCGCAATGGCGATATGGTGGCCGATGTGCCCGCTGATTCCAAAGACTGGATCAACCCCTCCACCCTGATCTTCTCCTACACCCCTGTCGAGGACCCTTCCGTCTATGCCCGCGTGTGGGACGGCTTTATCAAGCACATGGAACAGGTGACCGGCAAGCGCGTCCAGTTTTTCCCGGTGCAGTCCTATGCGGCTCAGTATGAAGCCATGCGGGCCGGACGCCTGCACGTGGCTGGTGTCAACACGGGTGGCGTGCCCGTGGCTGTGAACTGCTCCGGCTTTGTTCCCTTCACCATCATGGCCGCCAAGGACGGAAATTACGGTTATCGCATGGCCTTTATCACCCACCGCGACAGTGGCATAGGCACCCTGGATGACCTGCGCGGCAAGACCATGGCCTTTGTTTCCCCCACCTCCAACTCCGGTTTCAAGGCTCCATCGGCCCTGCTGGAAAAGGAGTACGGCATGGTGGCCGACAAGGATTTCAAAACCGCCTATTCGGGCAAGCACGATAACTCCATCCTGGGCGTGGTCAACCGGGACTATGACGCCGCTGCCATCGCCGACGAGATCATGGTGCGCATGGCGGCCCGCGGTGTGATCAACATGGACGACATCCGGGTCATCTACGAGTCAGAGCCTTTCCCCACCACCGGGTACGGTCACGTGTACAACCTGCATCCCGACCTGGCCGCCAAGGTCAGGGAAGCCTTTCTCACCTTCAACTGGGAAGGCACACTCATGCAGCAGGAGTTTGCTCCCTTCCAGCAGGAACGCTTTATCCCCATCACCTACAAAGAGCACTGGTCAGTGGTACGTGCCATTGACGAGGCCATGGGCGTGAAATACGAGTGTCGCTGA
- a CDS encoding 3'-5' exonuclease — translation MQNFTAIDFETANEQRTSACAIGVVVVENRQIVRQYARLIRPEPMRFASFNTAVHGLTAADVAGAPVFGELWPEIAADIVSAPLLVAHNTSFDMSVLQHCLRSSGIAANIPDAVCSCRMAKKLLPQLVNHKLNTLCKHFGIPLNHHDALSDAQAAARIILELYQER, via the coding sequence ATGCAGAACTTCACCGCCATCGACTTTGAGACCGCCAATGAACAACGCACGAGCGCCTGTGCCATCGGGGTTGTGGTAGTGGAGAATCGGCAGATCGTGCGACAGTATGCGCGCCTGATTCGCCCGGAACCCATGCGCTTTGCGTCCTTCAACACGGCTGTTCACGGCCTGACTGCTGCGGATGTGGCTGGTGCACCGGTATTTGGTGAGCTGTGGCCAGAGATTGCCGCGGATATTGTTTCTGCTCCATTGTTGGTGGCCCACAACACTTCCTTTGACATGAGCGTCCTGCAGCACTGCCTGCGTTCCAGTGGCATTGCCGCCAATATCCCCGACGCTGTCTGCTCATGCCGTATGGCGAAAAAGCTACTCCCCCAGCTGGTCAACCACAAACTCAACACGCTTTGTAAGCACTTCGGCATACCATTAAACCACCACGACGCCCTCAGCGATGCCCAAGCGGCGGCGCGCATTATTCTGGAGTTATACCAGGAGAGGTAG
- a CDS encoding protein adenylyltransferase SelO, translating into MQLSQSYAQLPGMFYQSLAPTPVTSPELLLWNDELAQALNMDFTGLDALQKAQFFSGNRLLPGSQPLSQAYSGHQFGHFTHLGDGRAHLLGEYEDMQGRRWDIQLKGSGRTRYSRNGDGRAALGPVLREYIISEAMAALGVPTTRGLAVVASGEPVYREEVLPGAILTRVARCHIRVGTFQFALAQGDIEGLRALFDYSVQRLAPQCAESECPPLAFLQWVQDQQAALVARWLLLGFIHGVMNTDNMAISGETIDYGPCAFLDIYQPDTVFSSIDRQGRYRYSHQGTIAHWNLTRFAETLLPLIDADGDRAAEMAMQTLAGFPGKLHEQWLGGMCRKLGWETPESDDAQLIGQWLQLLEKHEQDFTNSFFALGNEEERDREFFQAQAVQQWLGRREQRIERAGLKRGESAHILSLSNPAVIPRNHRVEQALKLAEAEGDMSLVHRLLAVVKSPYSVADQDREYQQLPSPQERVYRTFCGT; encoded by the coding sequence ATGCAACTCTCACAAAGCTACGCGCAATTACCGGGGATGTTTTACCAGAGCCTTGCACCGACTCCCGTGACCAGCCCTGAGCTTTTGTTATGGAATGACGAGCTTGCACAGGCCTTGAATATGGATTTTACCGGGCTTGATGCTTTGCAGAAAGCGCAGTTTTTCAGTGGCAACCGGCTTTTACCGGGAAGTCAGCCGCTGTCCCAGGCCTATAGTGGTCATCAATTTGGTCACTTCACCCATCTGGGTGATGGTCGCGCTCATCTTCTGGGTGAGTATGAGGATATGCAGGGGCGGCGGTGGGATATTCAGCTGAAGGGTTCGGGGCGGACCCGCTATTCCCGTAATGGTGATGGGCGGGCCGCGCTTGGGCCTGTGCTCAGGGAGTATATTATCAGCGAAGCCATGGCGGCGCTTGGGGTACCTACGACGCGCGGTTTGGCAGTGGTGGCATCGGGTGAGCCGGTGTATCGGGAAGAGGTGTTGCCGGGGGCGATTCTGACCCGTGTTGCCAGGTGCCATATTCGCGTGGGTACGTTTCAGTTTGCCCTGGCCCAGGGAGATATTGAGGGTCTCAGGGCCTTGTTTGACTACAGTGTGCAGCGCCTGGCGCCCCAGTGTGCCGAGTCCGAGTGCCCTCCACTGGCCTTTTTGCAGTGGGTCCAGGATCAGCAGGCTGCGCTGGTTGCCCGCTGGTTGTTGCTGGGCTTTATCCATGGGGTGATGAATACGGACAATATGGCCATCAGCGGCGAGACCATCGATTATGGTCCCTGCGCCTTTCTGGATATTTACCAGCCCGATACGGTTTTCAGCTCCATCGATCGGCAGGGACGCTATCGCTACTCCCATCAGGGCACCATTGCCCACTGGAACCTTACCCGTTTCGCGGAAACGCTATTACCCCTGATTGATGCCGATGGCGACAGGGCGGCAGAAATGGCGATGCAGACGCTGGCCGGTTTTCCCGGCAAGCTCCATGAGCAGTGGCTGGGGGGAATGTGCCGCAAACTGGGCTGGGAGACTCCCGAAAGTGACGACGCCCAGCTGATTGGCCAGTGGCTGCAGCTGTTGGAAAAACATGAACAGGATTTTACCAACAGCTTTTTTGCCCTGGGGAACGAGGAAGAGCGGGATAGGGAATTTTTTCAAGCGCAGGCGGTGCAGCAGTGGCTGGGCAGGCGAGAGCAGAGGATTGAAAGGGCCGGACTGAAGCGCGGGGAGAGCGCCCACATTCTGTCCCTGAGCAACCCTGCGGTCATTCCCCGCAACCACCGGGTGGAGCAGGCCTTGAAGCTGGCTGAGGCGGAAGGGGATATGAGCCTGGTGCATCGGCTGCTTGCCGTGGTGAAGTCACCCTACTCTGTGGCCGATCAGGACCGGGAGTATCAACAGCTGCCCAGCCCGCAGGAAAGGGTGTATCGGACTTTTTGCGGCACTTAA